Proteins from one Thalassophryne amazonica chromosome 20, fThaAma1.1, whole genome shotgun sequence genomic window:
- the ggcta gene encoding gamma-glutamylcyclotransferase a, with product MSGTVSDRFLYFAFGSNLLKERLQISNPSAEFCAVGRLKDYKLNFGLSEKNEGRIWHGGVATIESCPGAEVWGVIWTLAAENLTTLDNQEEVSEGVYSPLEVTVETDKGPMRCRTYQMNDYHLCPPSPQYKQVVCLGAEQNGLPAAYLQQLQALETNSYSGATLLDHIKIVRS from the exons atgtccgGTACTGTCAGTGATCGATTTCTGTATTTCGCGTTTGGAAGCAACTTGTTGAAGGAAAGACTCCAAATCTCAAATCCCTCTGCTGAATTTTGCGCCGTAGGACGATTGAAG gactaTAAGTTGAATTTTGGCCTTTCTGAGAAAAATGAGGGCAGAATTTGGCACGGCGGGGTGGCAACCATAGAGTCCTGTCCAGGTGCAGAGGTGTGGGGCGTGATCTGGACTCTGGCAGCTGAAAACCTGACGACTTTagacaa CCAGGAGGAGGTGAGTGAAGGTGTGTATTCTCCGCTGGAGGTCACGGTGGAGACCGATAAAGGCCCAATGAGGTGCAGGACCTACCAGATGAACGACTACCACCTGTGTCCTCCGTCGCCTCAGTATAAGCAG GTGGTGTGCTTGGGTGCAGAGCAGAACGGACTTCCAGCGGCGTACTTGCAGCAGCTGCAGGCTCTTGAAACCAACAGCTACAGCGGAGCGACGCTTCTCGACCACATCAAGATAGTTAGGAGTTAA
- the adnp2b gene encoding activity-dependent neuroprotector homeobox protein 2b codes for MYQLPVGNIEKIRKARKTVKSILSEFGLEDCQNFLKDLKENSEKNANEDETFEDTEWINFTDGFNGRRRKKWPYRSQTLCCRMCKYSSRSIYNFRSHVSRCHQYAQTVCALAMCSNCLYIGHPRALKKHMLFFHSNFNNHVQPQREASLPTHHGNERYQCRRCGFPSSSIFVIKKHIILKHLENLAEQYIGYRMHVQGTTANKIYCCKVCKVNTGTLDQMMHHMLVEPSHYAVSTRVQSMIEENKNYTIKPTPNGNGMFVTFPSIAPKQQQTHVFNNNSLVLTSNGQSAGAVLALQQLPGTPNNTTLICAPGTNQAFLPPQASALVQLASAEAKGLLQPGATISLRSALPQGSSVVQLPTVPNVSLTQAPVALAPIAAPIPRPQNPQMQHILVPSGLQANTGAVHNTGAVHNTVHNTGAVHNTVHNTGAVHNTVHNTVHNTGAVHNTVHNTGAVHNTGAGRNMVAGHNTIHAPKPPAVTQNASKPVSLQGTMLTSQSLLSHLIPTGNKVNGMPTYTFAPLQVAMPVSQSTGTPLKTAERPSLQTKKWITCPLCNELFPSNVFDMHTEAAHKTKPATPKSSCVAAGAAFLKKMPDKTIRCLTCKILLSEKSVFQHLLHGLNCLFCSALFFSVKQLLDHIKQHNPASKSYCDYLRQKYRVNTQGFGKIQFPYFDVTTAAPREVLGDYEVCMALVTSSLELIYFRLYPSNQSDICAPPVKINSAYCPFCDEKFLNEAKHLQHLKQKHFVAPTIHAILKTEAFKCIYCNGVYTGKVTQQAIMLHIQRCRCSPKQPPKTTVGNEILLSGRPPKPAPAQQLTQTSGLYFLQMPQNFTMKQNVPPPRLAPVIMNRPPPETEAELQSKKRLEAAWKEVMAANKREREEKAAMRKKRDQEKLLAPPVPEIPSGPAVKLALEPTAVERRSNDERKNFINRYFNINPYPNKAEMEELCKRLSLTKTELSPYFGNKRGKCMKSLKKNSAVILLGFSMTELSKVKHNLLIPEPEPPEHPDEPEVPEPMEEDGKEKVTDVAQME; via the exons GATCTCAAAGAAAACTCTGAGAAAAACGCCAACGAAGATGAGACTTTTGAAGACACTGAATGGATTAATTTCACAGACGGATTTAATGGCAGGCGAAGAAAAAAG TGGCCCTATCGGTCACAAACATTGTGCTGCAGAATGTGCAAGTATTCTTCACGAAGCATCTACAACTTCAGGAGTCATGTGTCACGCTGCCATCAGTACGCGCAGACGGTGTGCGCGTTGGCAATGTGCTCCAACTGCCTGTACATCGGCCATCCCAGAGCTCTCAAGAAGCACATGTTGTTCTTCCATTCCAACTTCAACAATCACGTGCAGCCACAGAGGGAAGCGTCTTTACCCACCCATCATGGCAACGAGCGATATCAGTGTCGAAGATGCGGCTTTCCGAGCTCTTCGATCTTTGTTATAAAGAAGCACATCATCTTGAAGCACCTCGAGAATTTAGCTGAACAATATATTGGGTACAGAATGCACGTTCAAGGCACGACTGCTAATAAAATCTACTGCTGCAAGGTGTGCAAGGTCAACACTGGAACTCTAGACCAAATGATGCACCACATGTTGGTCGAACCATCACACTACGCAGTCAGCACACGAGTACAGAGCATGATCGAAGAGAACAAGAATTACACCATTAAGCCCACCCCCAATGGAAACGGCATGTTCGTAACGTTCCCGAGTATTGCTCCTAAACAGCAACAAACTCACGTTTTCAACAATAATTCTCTGGTTTTAACAAGCAACGGCCAGTCTGCTGGGGCAGTGTTGGCATTACAGCAATTACCAGGAACTCCAAATAACACCACTTTGATCTGTGCCCCCGGAACCAATCAGGCTTTTCTTCCCCCTCAAGCTTCTGCGCTGGTACAGCTAGCTAGTGCTGAAGCCAAAGGTTTGCTTCAACCTGGTGCTACGATATCTCTCCGAAGTGCTTTGCCCCAAGGGTCCTCCGTAGTCCAGCTTCCCACCGTGCCAAATGTGTCTCTGACGCAGGCACCGGTGGCCCTAGCTCCTATTGCCGCTCCCATTCCTCGGCCGCAAAATCCACAAATGCAGCACATCCTCGTACCATCAGGACTGCAGGCCAACACGGGAGCCGTGCACAACACGGGAGCCGTGCACAACACCGTGCACAACACGGGAGCCGTGCACAACACCGTGCACAACACGGGAGCCGTGCACAACACCGTGCACAACACCGTGCACAACACGGGAGCCGTGCACAACACCGTGCACAACACGGGAGCCGTGCACAACACGGGAGCCGGGCGTAACATGGTAGCCGGGCACAACACCATACATGCACCGAAGCCTCCTGCTGTGACTCAAAATGCATCAAAACCAGTCTCCCTACAGGGTACCATGCTGACGTCGCAGTCTCTGCTGAGTCACCTCATCCCGACTGGCAACAAAGTGAACGGCATGCCAACGTACACTTTTGCTCCACTACAAGTAGCAATGCCCGTCTCTCAGAGCACAGGCACGCCTCTTAAAACTGCTGAGCGACCCTCTTTACAAACTAAGAAGTGGATTACGTGCCCCCTGTGCAATGAACTCTTTCCTTCCAATGTCTttgacatgcacacagaggctgcTCACAAGACAAAACCGGCAACGCCAAAGTCGAGTTGTGTGGCTGCAGGAGCGGCATTCCTGAAAAAAATGCCGGACAAGACTATCAGATGTCTAACGTGCAAAATTCTGTTGTCAGAAAAGAGTGTCTTCCAACACCTGTTACACGGCTTAAATTGTTTGTTCTGTTCGGCATTGTTCTTTTCAGTTAAACAGCTTCTTGATCACATAAAGCAACACAATCCAGCAAGCAAGTCATATTGTGATTATCTGCGGCAGAAGTACAGGGTAAATACGCAAGGATTCGGGAAAATCCAGTTCCCTTACTTTGACGTCACCACGGCGGCACCGAGAGAAGTCTTGGGAGACTATGAAGTCTGTATGGCTCTGGTCACAAGCTCGCTCGAGCTGATCTACTTCAGATTGTATCCCAGCAACCAGTCGGACATCTGCGccccacctgtgaaaatcaacagTGCGTACTGTCCCTTCTGTGACGAAAAGTTCCTGAACGAGGCCAAACATTTGCAGCACCTGAAACAGAAGCACTTTGTGGCGCCCACTATTCACGCAATCCTCAAGACTGAGGCCTTCAAGTGTATATACTGCAATGGCGTGTATACCGGAAAGGTCACGCAGCAGGCCATAATGCTCCATATTCAGCGATGCCGGTGTTCACCCAAACAACCGCCCAAAACTACAGTAGGGAATGAAATCTTACTTAGTGGAAGACCACCAAAACCAGCTCCAGCTCAGCAACTCACTCAGACATCTGGTCTGTACTTTCTCCAAATGCCTCAAAACTTTACTATGAAACAAAACGTACCTCCACCTCGTCTGGCCCCAGTCATCATGAACAGGCCACCTCCGGAAACCGAAGCGGAGCTACAGAGCAAGAAGAGGCTGGAGGCCGCGTGGAAGGAGGTGATGGCAGCAAACAAACGAGAGCGCGAAGAGAAGGCAGCCATGCGCAAGAAACGAGACCAGGAGAAGTTGCTGGCCCCACCGGTGCCCGAGATTCCAAGCGGCCCCGCAGTCAAACTGGCGCTCGAACCCACTGCGGTCGAACGGCGCAGTAACGACGAGCGCAAAAATTTCATCAACAGATACTTCAACATAAACCCCTACCCCAACAAGGCTGAGATGGAGGAGCTGTGCAAGAGGCTGTCTCTGACTAAAACAGAGCTGTCGCCCTATTTTGGAAACAAGCGCGGGAAGTGTATGAAGAGCCTGAAGAAGAACAGTGCTGTCATTCTCCTCGGCTTCAGCATGACAGAACTGAGCAAAGTCAAGCACAACCTCCTTATCCCGGAGCCAGAGCCGCCGGAGCACCCGGATGAGCCAGAGGTACCAGAACCGATGGAAGAAGATGGGAAGGAGAAGGTTACAGATGTGGCACAGATGGAGTAA